The following proteins are co-located in the Hevea brasiliensis isolate MT/VB/25A 57/8 chromosome 11, ASM3005281v1, whole genome shotgun sequence genome:
- the LOC110655971 gene encoding probable inactive receptor kinase At2g26730, with protein sequence MDRIPSKVLLIVIFLIIFPMSNSVEENVKQALAQFMANLSPGNGQNNQNWSWNLTSDPCNDEWVGVSCDSQSQTVYNFTGTLDASSLCMVKSLAVLSLISNNIVGIIPEEIGNCTSLTHLYIRKNKFVGVIPDALSQLSNLERLDISNNHFSGVISTMSRISGLVSFLAQDNHLSGEIPEFDFVNLQQFNVSNNNFIGQIPDVQGRFDADSFSGNPGLCGKPLLNTCPPLAAPPFAEP encoded by the exons ATGGATCGAATTCCTTCCAAGGTGCTCCTCATTGTCATCTTTCTAATTATCTTTCCCATGTCAAATTCAGTAGAAGAAAATGTGAAGCAGGCGCTAGCGCAGTTCATGGCTAACCTTTCACCAGGAAATGGCCAAAATAACCAGAACTGGAGTTGGAACTTGACTTCAGACCCCTGCAACGATGAATGGGTGGGTGTGTCCTGTGACTCGCAGTCGCAAACCGTGTACAATTTCACTGGAACTCTTGATGCTTCTTCTTTATGCATGGTGAAGTCTCTTGCAGTCTTGAGCCTCATATCAAACAACATTGTTGGCATTATACCAGAAGAGATTGGAAATTGCACAAGCCTAACTCACTTGTACATAAGAAAGAACAAATTCGTGGGTGTCATTCCTGACGCTCTTTCCCAATTGAGTAACTTGGAAAGGCTCGATATATCAAACAATCACTTCTCTGGTGTGATTTCTACCATGTCTAGAATTTCAGGCCTGG tATCCTTCCTTGCTCAGGACAATCACCTTTCTGGGGAAATACCAGAATTTGATTTCGTCAATCTTCAGCAATTCAATGTCTCTAACAACAATTTCATCGGTCAAATTCCTGATGTCCAAGGTAGGTTTGATGCAGACAGCTTTTCTGGTAATCCTGGACTATGTGGAAAACCATTACTAAACACATGCCCACCTTTAGCTGCACCCCCATTTGCAGAACCATGA
- the LOC131170486 gene encoding probable F-box protein At4g22030, protein MASLQASNLLSSSSSRASSSSKRINAAISAPKLPRIRFPVPKTPSTNLVEDLILRNGYTNTIAIEKSTVTLPRIDKESSVNSSTSKATAKLYAILEAVADRVEMHQNVGEQRDNWNKLLLNSINMITLTATTMAGIAATGGAGAPLLALKLSSTLLFTAATGMLFIMNKIQPSQLAEEQRNATKLFRQLQRQIQTILALHDPTELDVRNAMDKVLALDKAYPLPLLGKMIEKFPAKFEPALWWPKPHDFQRKSKRPGKNRWSEELEMEMREVIEVIKGKDTEDYMRLGNLVLKINKILAISGPLLTGIAAAGSAFVGNGSWAAIVAVAAGAIATTVNTLEHAGQVGMVVEMYRNCAGFFSLMEESIESSLEETDFDRREDGQMFEMKMALQLGRSLSELRDLAQKSSSSRIDGVEVDEFASKIF, encoded by the coding sequence ATGGCTTCTTTGCAAGCTTCAAATCTCCTCTCGTCCTCCTCCTCAAGGGCATCATCTTCATCAAAAAGAATAAATGCTGCAATTTCTGCCCCTAAGCTTCCAAGAATCCGTTTCCCAGTTCCAAAAACACCATCAACAAACTTGGTTGAGGATCTGATTTTAAGAAATGGGTACACAAACACAATCGCTATAGAGAAAAGTACTGTGACCCTTCCCAGAATAGATAAGGAATCTTCTGTCAATTCCTCAACATCTAAAGCAACAGCCAAGCTTTATGCGATCTTAGAGGCTGTAGCTGATAGAGTGGAGATGCATCAGAATGTGGGTGAGCAACGTGACAATTGGAACAAACTTCTTTTGAATTCCATTAACATGATCACTCTCACAGCTACAACCATGGCTGGTATTGCAGCAACTGGTGGGGCAGGAGCTCCTCTTTTGGCTTTGAAGCTATCGTCAACACTCTTGTTTACTGCAGCTACAGGGATGTTATTTATAATGAACAAAATACAGCCCTCACAGCTTGCAGAAGAGCAACGTAATGCTACGAAATTGTTTAGGCAGCTTCAGAGACAAATACAAACTATCCTTGCTCTTCATGATCCTACTGAGTTGGACGTGAGGAATGCAATGGACAAGGTATTGGCTCTTGACAAAGCTTACCCACTTCCTTTGCTGGGGAAAATGATTGAGAAGTTTCCTGCAAAATTTGAGCCTGCACTTTGGTGGCCCAAACCTCATGACTTCCAAAGAAAAAGCAAAAGACCTGGAAAGAATAGGTGGAGTGAGGAGCTGGAAATGGAGATGAGGGAGGTTATTGAAGTGATAAAAGGAAAAGATACGGAAGATTATATGAGGCTAGGAAATTTGGTATTGAAGATAAACAAGATTTTAGCCATCTCAGGTCCATTGCTCACTGGCATTGCAGCTGCTGGGTCTGCATTTGTGGGTAACGGTTCTTGGGCGGCAATAGTTGCAGTGGCTGCAGGTGCAATAGCTACCACAGTTAATACGTTAGAGCATGCTGGCCAGGTTGGCATGGTGGTTGAAATGTATAGAAACTGCGCTGGATTCTTCTCACTTATGGAGGAATCAATCGAGTCTTCATTAGAAGAAACAGATTTTGACAGAAGAGAAGATGGACAAATGTTTGAAATGAAGATGGCTTTACAGCTTGGAAGAAGCTTATCAGAGCTTAGAGATCTTGCCCAAAAATCTTCATCTTCTCGTATAGATGGAGTCGAAGTAGATGAATTCGCTAGCAAAATCttttga